The sequence GAGCCCCCCGTTCAACTCCACCTGTTTGAGAAAGGCCTGCATCTCCATCAGGTGCTTGTACCATTGAACCGTGATCGTCTTGGGATCCTCCGGATCGAGCTTCCCCTTTTGGATCTGCTCGACAATCTCACGCGCCCCGTCTTCGGGTGTGAATTTGGTTTGAAAACCCAGACGTTCTTTGATCTTTCGAAAGCTGACCCGATAAGACCTGTGGTCGGGCAGCCCGTACCACTCATAGGCGAACGGCTTTTCCATGGCCTTCACGACCATCTGAGCCAGCGGCATGATCTGGACGTTTTGTTCATCCGAACCCACGTTGAAGATCTGTCCGCGAATCTTATCGATCGGAGCCTCCAGGACCATCTTCATGGCGTTGGAGGTATCCCGGACATGCACGAAGGGCCTCCACTGATTCCCATCGCGAAGAATGGGTATCTTCCCATTCTTAAGGTAGCCCCGCACCATCCCGTTAATGGCCAAATCAAAACGCATCCGGGGTGAAAGACCGTATACGGTCGCCTGCCGGATGACGGTCACACAGAAATGATCATCGGCTAAAGAAAGAGTATCCTTTTCCGCCTGGAGGTTGGCCTTGGCATAGGTGGTGAGTGGATTGGGAGAGGAGGTT is a genomic window of Nitrospiria bacterium containing:
- a CDS encoding SDR family oxidoreductase — protein: MKVLVTGAGGYIGSVLVPILLENGYEVVGLDRFFFGRQTLPPEDKRLKILRDDIRRVNEPVFQGVDAVIDLAALSNDPSGELDSEKTWEINHRGRVGVAKLAKKAGVKRYLLPSSCSIYGFQEGVLDETSSPNPLTTYAKANLQAEKDTLSLADDHFCVTVIRQATVYGLSPRMRFDLAINGMVRGYLKNGKIPILRDGNQWRPFVHVRDTSNAMKMVLEAPIDKIRGQIFNVGSDEQNVQIMPLAQMVVKAMEKPFAYEWYGLPDHRSYRVSFRKIKERLGFQTKFTPEDGAREIVEQIQKGKLDPEDPKTITVQWYKHLMEMQAFLKQVELNGGLL